CCATTGTGCTCTGGtcagatatatagatatatatgatatatatagaGATCTGGTCTGATATACTCCCTCTCAGGTCGTGCGACACAAGCATCAATATGTTAAGTAAAAGGAAGTTAATACATTTATGAATTAAATGCACATCCAGTTCACATGGGCTGTCAGTAATAGTAGGTTCCTGTATGGGATggacagaatttttttttattttttaaatcaataatttaataataaattaaatgtgctCTTTAGTTTGGGATTGTTTAAATATCACTTTTTAAACcaattattcaaattattttctgCAGTTTAGTGTGCTTGTCTCTGATGCAGGCCAAACTACTGGCATCACTCAATGGTTTTAATATGATTCTATGACATAAATACAATTTAAAGGCTTGTttaaattattactttttttgtgTTGACATTGGTGGGCTCCATCTTTTCATCCATTAGATCACCTTTTGGTGGTTTTGCTCATTGCCTACAAATATTACCTTGAAGGACAGCTACGCCTTTAGCAGTCATGCACCACACCGCTCACAGGTGCTAACAGGTAACAGGTGTTCAGCACTGAAGCGTCACATTAAAAGGTTCAGTGCAGCAATGAGCTTTTAGACTCACTCACCAAACATGAACCTTAAAAACCAACTCACCGTTTGTGCAACTCGCATCATGACAGCCAGTCGGTGTCGTGTCACGTGCCTCCTGCAAACAGTAAAAGTTTATCTTTTCAGTGTCCGCACAGGTCTGAGTCAACCACTTCCTTGTTTACGTCGCCGTCTGCTGTGATTGGTCCATTAAATAGGCAGCAAGAGTAGAAAAAAATggggtgtgtttgatttatttcacaGCGCGCCGCTGCCTCTCGGCTACCGTACAGCATGACGGTCACACTTCAGCTCCGGGGGACGACGAGCATTAACCTGAACGCACTCAAAGTTTTTAACTCTCACTGCGCCATGAGAGCCAGACGGTAGAGGCAACATAGAGCTGTGTCTGCCCAAATAAAGACAGATGGTTTCTCATGACAGTGAGCAGTTATCATACATTAAATAAAGTCGTATAATGACTATACTATAATAAACTAATGACCATGTGCTTCTCATGGTCtcctgatgaaaacaaaatgtccatGAGCATCTTAAGaggatgctgtttttttgttttttttaatattatcaaCACACAGGGCAAGTGATGTGCAACCTTTACTATCACATGGTAGCTAAACACCAAAAActaaaagagaaagaagtcTGCTCATATTATTGTTTGTTCAACCTAAAGCCTAAAGCTTACCCAGTGAGGCTAGATATTACCATTATGGGATGGCTGATGACTGATGACACCCAGTGGTTGCACACAGCCTTGTCCTCTAAATaaggtttatgtgtgtgtatgtgtgtttgtcatgtcTTAGATACGAGAGATGGTTATCCAGTTACCTTGGTGATAAGAGCACCCCATCCATAAGTCATTAATGGCAAAGTGACGTTTTTTTTCCTGCCCCGAGGCACTTAGTATTAGGCCTCCTCCTTCAGAGACTAAATATCTGTAAAGGTATTATACAGGCGGTGCTTTACAGGACGGATGACTAAAACATTATGTTTGAAAGTCTGCACACACATCACGTGTGGGTCTAAGGCTGTTTCAAATCCACTTTGATGAAAAGAGTAGTGCCTGCACACTGACTCCATACCATAAAGATATTGATTTTAAGTGGACAAGACAAGGTTTTTGTATATGGACCGCTTATACTCGCACATTTCAGAGACTGTCTGGTCTTTAAAACATTGCTCTTTCTTCTGCATGATCACATTTCTTCTCTTCAGGccaaagacatttaaaaaaataaatgactgatgTATTCATGTTAATAGATTTATCCATGCACAGTAGCAAACCTAAAGTTATCTGATCAGCTCTGTCCTGTCAAATCTTAAATGTGAGGGAACCTAAGCTTCTTTTTTAGCATTTGTTCACTGACCTTGGACACTGAACTCTGGTTAAAGGGCAAAACAAAGTATTTGCTAATTTAGTGTAATGCAAATCCTCCACTcaaatactgtgttttttgaATTGCAGGTGATGAAAGACCTCTTATTTACCAATACCAATAAAGGTTTGATGTTTGCCTATGAacaccaacagcaacaacaagcaCGTGTAATATTCTCATGCAGGACGTTTCACAGCAAATACCAGGAAAACAGTACATCCCTACAGCTGCCAGGTCCACTGTGCTGTCTATAAATGTTTGCAACATTTATTTATGCAGTGGGGTCCAAAAAACTGAGATCACACTAAAGGTCTCtgatatttttacataaacCTGAAGATAATCAGAAAGTTTGAGGGTTCAGAGACATTTAAAGTGAACAAGATTCTGAACAACTTCTAGAACTCAAATTTGTGGCATTGATCCACTTAACTCCTTTGTACAGAAGGGTGTCATGTGAACGCAGGCAAGAAAATCTGACTCAAATTtgcttaaccctttcatgcatagaggtcactacagtgaacagctattcaaaagctgttttcttgtatatgcatgagttttgatggcatagttgcacatcagccactacagtggatgctattgcatcatctcacacactgctacccagtgccaagagtgaaaccaagatggtcgacagacacCAAGTTGGTAAGAAAAATAAGGTGACATCAAGTAAtatctaaggagtcatgcaattgctaaattttccaagtattgattttatattggaaattatgattaatcacatgtccgctgaattgtacatcatgcatcactagctatatttcaactactggatatgtaaatatatcttatgagttgtttttcatgcctaaagatgaataaaaacacttgactgAGGTCAGGTCATATGATTCATACATGAAAGGGTCAAACTTGTTTGTAAGAAATGCTTCAGAATCTTAAGTATTTCTCCTTTATTTTATATGACATAACTTATtgtttctgaatcctcaaatGTTCTGATTACTTCCAGGTTTATGTGAAAATTAGAGATTTTCAATGCGCTCCAACGAAACTCCAATGTAATTATGTTACGTGACACGTGAAAGCGAAGGCGAGCTTAGTGTGTGcttgatttattgatttgttcCACCAACGTGAACTGTAAAGACGTCATTAATATCACTTTGTGCAAGTTAGTGCACATGTCGTCTCCAGTCGTAAGTTTCTGTCAgcaacagtgtatttatcaTCTTGATGGTTGTAATAAAAATACGACATGTTTATTGATTTCAACATTAGATTGTAACTGTTGCTAAATGTGCCTCCCTTGGCGgtttattaaacaaaacatcCTGCTCATTTGGAATTGAGACATCTGTATTCACTGTTAGCAAACCATCTGGTCTGCTCTGGGTGCTCTGTGCTCATTAATAGTATTTAACTTTTGGGAGGACGCACAACATCTCAAAAAGGAGGTTGGCACCAGTCAGTGCAGTGTTCCCTGTTGAGGAAAGAAAagatcaaataataataatcagaagaAGTgattataaagaaaataataatgatttgatGAAAAGTAAAATGGTAAAAGTACCTGTGGTGTCATACGGTGGAGACACCTCCACTAGATCACACCCAACAAGGTTTAGACCACGGCAGCCCCGAATGATCTCAACTCCCTAGATCCAACCAGATAACAAAAATATATCGTATTCAAACAGCCGGAAATATAAATAAGCATATATATGTTCATGGGAGTTACAGTACAAAAAGGTTGTGTCGTCAGATTAACGTCTGCGTGAGCATGTTTACCTGTATGGGAGTGAGCCCTGCTATCTCTGGCGTGCCTGTTCCAGGGGCAAAGCCCGGGTCAAGAGCATCGATGTCGAAACTGAGATATACTGGACCGCTGCCCATCTGGGCCCTGACCTCAGCCATCAGAGGCGCAAGAGATCTGAACCAGCACTCTTCTGCTTGTACCACACGGAAACCCTGCACGATATCCAAATGAGACTTGTTTGATCAAAGACagccattcttttttttttttcttaaacgTGATGAATATGTGACATTATTACTGCACGACGGCATAAAACTAACAATGTTTTCAATATCAGTTATTGCAGGGCAGATATTTCTGGCATCTGAATGTTTGTACTTTCATGTTTGGACAATTActtttgacttgtttttctcAGGATTAAGCTAAACTAGTCGTCCGAGGTGTGTGATGGGCACAGATTACACAGATGCCTTCTAAacttcaggattttttttttgattttctgaGATTTGGTGGTAAAACAACATACACATTCAGTGTATTGTCATTAATCCATTAACAGTAGTAGATATTCTTCTTGAGAGGACATAGCACATAATGGGCCTTTCTTTCAGAGGACATTTGGACTGTCACAATGTCACAGCCAACTGGGTCACTTGAACAGAAtggagccattgttaatgttagtAGAAACATCTGTGCTTTCCAAAATGTCTGCTATGAAACAGACCTGTGATCAGATTATATTAAACATCATCAGGACCACAGATCTCGTCTTTACTCCGCTGTTAATTAATCATTAGACCAACAAACGGTTATAAGTGGGTGGTATTCATTTGAAATCTtgagtttttttcctcattaattaGCAGAAACATTCATTAAGAGCTACAGCGATTAGTCGATCAGTCTATTAGttgatcaaaagaaaataaatccaACAACTATTATTAGATCTTATTGATAGCcaattaaatgtttctgttatttttaagtttattCTTGAGTTTGAGATTGTCtgggatgtttttcttttttttttctatccctAAACAATTAATCTATtatgtgaaaaaataatctgCCAATTAAGCGAGAGTTAAGGTAATCATTCAGGATGACATTAACCTAATTTGACCTACTCTCCAGACAGAGCCTGTGGTGAAATAATGAgggcacacaaacagatgctACCATGACAAAGAGACACCTCACATATCGAGCGCCGTCCCAGTGACGAGGCATCGTGACCTCACATTACCCACAAGACCCACAGTGTTGGAGCGGAGCTACCTGCGCCCGGCTCCATTCATACGAGTCTGGAGAGTAGCCTGTGCCACGCAGGCCGATCTGGACCACCCTCTTGCAGtccagcagcccctcctccacGCAGCGTCTGAACGGGGTCCCGTGTCCAATCTTCTCCCCCAAGACCACGTCACTGGTGTCGGCGTGAGCATCAACGTGGACCAGACCCACCGGGCCGTGCCTGTCACATGACCACAGAGAAGACTGAGTGAGCTGGAGGaacacattttacttttcatagacaaaatgattaatatCAGCAAATTATCAGCAGATTAACAGATAATGGAAAGAATGCTGCAACCCTGATCTATTCTATTTGTCCATGCAAAGTGagctgatgatgctgatgctcTGATAATTTCAGATTTCTGATCAGTAAATCATGCTCAGCCACCAGCAGTGAAGCATGGCCTACTTACTTCTCAGCAACAGCTTGCAGGATGGGATAAGCAATTGTGTGATCGCCACCTGCAGGCACCAAAAACTCCTTAACGCCTGACCTTTGATCGAACAAGAGCTACAGTTTTAAAGCTATTTAAGTGGCTAATAATTAGACAGACTGCTATAAAACAATCTGTCAGTGTAGTTGGTGAAAATGATGTGAGCacgctcttcttcctcctctctcacccatAGTCAGAGGAATGCAGCCGGTCGCCAGGATCTGTCTGTAGGTCTCCCTGATGCGTCTGCAGGTGTCCTTCAGGTCGTACACATTCACATTGACGTCCCCAATATCGGCCACCATGATGGACTCGTACGGTGCCGCCCTGGTGCCGCTGTTGTAAGATCTCAGCAAGGCAGACTCCACTCTGATCTGCCTGGGACCAAACCTGCAGTGGTGGAGGGAACATATGACATTTCAATGCTGCCGTTCTGGACTGCTATTATTAACAAAGCACACTTACTTGAGTATCTCCATTTTACTGCACTTATATAAACACCTCTACTGCACTATACACTGACAGGGTAAGGGATTGTACTTTTCACTGCAACACATCCATATGACTGCAACAGTTAAACACTCACTTTTCAGATGAAGAATAGACATAAAACACGTGATGAGTTCTTAAAATATGCAGCAGTGTTCAACATTAAACTACCTAGCAGCATTTAGACGTAGTTTTAATGACCTTTGCCTgggcaacattaaaatgctgaatGTGGGACTTTTACTTGTCATGGagtatttaatcatttttctgaaataatatgttaaaaaaacaaatgaaaaaatattcctTTCATCACTGATTATTAATGCTTGTAGCTATACAGGTCTACATTTAAGACCATACTTGTAAAAAGTAAAGAATAACATATGCATCATTCTCTGAACTGATCAGCTGTTTGTACTACTGTGGTTGTGCTTCTGTAAAATGATCAATGATAATCTAATGTAGCAGTGACACTTGTTGCAGGCTCCCGCACTGATATCAGCAACAGACCCAgtctgctgcagacagaaaactCCACCTTGCTCCAGGCCGGTTGGAGGTCCCGGTGTCAATGGGGACGCCGACGAACGCCGCATCGAGCCCGGCCGCCGTCTCCTGGAAAGGCAGCTTGGCCATGGTGGGGATCCCTGACACCCTGGCGACGAACTCGGCGCTGGGTGGCACATTATAGCGCCGCCCTGAGCACTTTCTGCTGGGGTGTCTGCACTGACCCAGTCCGTCACCGCACCGCGGAGAGAAGTAGTCCGCTGTCCTCCTGTAAACCGGAGAAATAACGGCGCGACTTACATGCAGGTTTCTCCACAGTGAATACATGTTTGGTGTGGTGTGTTACATGGAGCAGTGTGGGTGTGAGGAGCAAAACTAAcctctactgctgccttcagCGGTTTCTGGTCAGCGCGGAATGATATGTGCCCAGTTAGGAGtatggaaatgacaaaaaagtaCACAGAATGGTATTAATGTCCACTAAAATGGCCGTAGGTCGCCGTGTTGGATGCTCTGTCTCTGACCTCACATAGACGATACTCAGTGACTCATCACCTCAGGACAGATCAACACTTAGCTCACTTTTTAAGTCGGGTTCTGCTTGGGGTTTTCAAATTTCCGATATAGTTGTGGGCGTGAAGGCAGCAGTCCAGAAATCAGTAACCGGgcagatgggaaaaaaaaaaatttacgtTATTACgtcatatatatgtgtgtatatatatattacaatacaatactaAGAGGGGTCGAAAAGTTAAATTAGCTAAATTAGAGTCTTAtgatttgactttatttttgaCTAAATAAGTATTAAAAGCTACTAAAGTAGTCAAATTTTGATTCTTGAGTTTGCCTTACTATCTCATAACTTGACTTATTATCTCAGAACTTTGCCTTCATAAGCCAgaaaggtttttaaaatgttttttttttttcttgtggaaATTGGCGTCCAGAGGTTGTGACAGCTGTGAGTCACAAGCTTCTGTCTCTATTTGTTCCACACACAGTACTTTAGTTACACACATTTCAGTTATAGCCCGATCTCCTCACCTCCTATCACTGCATCCAACAATTTACTTTTTGAGTAACGTGTCACTACACAATCTGTTTTTTATTGGACTGAATATGTAGGAAAGTAAAAGTAGTGTATCGGCACGTTCACCATGTCCTCCCAAATATTATTCTGTGGCCCctgaagacatttttttaatcttttggtGCTGTGATTAGACATT
This sequence is a window from Pempheris klunzingeri isolate RE-2024b chromosome 11, fPemKlu1.hap1, whole genome shotgun sequence. Protein-coding genes within it:
- the agmat gene encoding guanidino acid hydrolase, mitochondrial, which produces MYSLWRNLHVSRAVISPVYRRTADYFSPRCGDGLGQCRHPSRKCSGRRYNVPPSAEFVARVSGIPTMAKLPFQETAAGLDAAFVGVPIDTGTSNRPGARFGPRQIRVESALLRSYNSGTRAAPYESIMVADIGDVNVNVYDLKDTCRRIRETYRQILATGCIPLTMGGDHTIAYPILQAVAEKHGPVGLVHVDAHADTSDVVLGEKIGHGTPFRRCVEEGLLDCKRVVQIGLRGTGYSPDSYEWSRAQGFRVVQAEECWFRSLAPLMAEVRAQMGSGPVYLSFDIDALDPGFAPGTGTPEIAGLTPIQGVEIIRGCRGLNLVGCDLVEVSPPYDTTGNTALTGANLLFEMLCVLPKVKYY